In Deltaproteobacteria bacterium, a single window of DNA contains:
- the grpE gene encoding nucleotide exchange factor GrpE has product MDETTEKEKAEFEEEASGEDEAAGALSEAETLKKELEAKLSAFSELNDKYLRKCADFDNYRKRMEKEKYDIAAFATENLMRELLNVIDNFDRAFEHAAKGCENEACVKAAASIKEGINHTVKSMHSTLTRFGLEPITAEGEKFDHSLHEALGEEERTDVEPGMIVKELQKGYLLKKRLLRPSRVIISKAAQKSEVPPDAESAPDSEPSPEGTVH; this is encoded by the coding sequence ATGGACGAGACAACGGAAAAAGAAAAAGCCGAATTCGAAGAAGAGGCTTCCGGCGAGGACGAAGCGGCCGGGGCTTTATCCGAGGCCGAGACGCTTAAAAAGGAACTCGAGGCGAAGCTCTCTGCGTTCTCGGAGCTAAACGACAAATACCTTCGCAAATGCGCTGACTTCGACAACTACAGAAAGCGCATGGAAAAGGAGAAGTACGACATCGCCGCCTTCGCTACCGAGAACCTGATGCGTGAGCTCCTAAACGTCATAGACAACTTCGACCGCGCATTCGAGCACGCCGCAAAGGGCTGCGAAAACGAGGCCTGCGTCAAGGCCGCGGCCTCCATCAAAGAAGGCATCAACCATACGGTAAAGAGCATGCACTCCACCCTCACGCGCTTCGGGCTCGAGCCCATAACGGCAGAGGGCGAAAAATTCGACCACTCGCTCCACGAGGCCCTTGGCGAGGAAGAGCGCACGGACGTTGAGCCAGGCATGATCGTAAAAGAGCTTCAGAAGGGCTACCTGCTGAAAAAAAGGCTTCTAAGGCCCTCGCGCGTGATAATCTCAAAGGCTGCGCAAAAGAGCGAGGTTCCTCCAGACGCCGAGAGCGCGCCCGATAGCGAGCCGTCTCCGGAAGGGACCGTGCACTAA
- the dnaJ gene encoding molecular chaperone DnaJ has product MENKDLYKLLGVSPDVTDAELKKAYRAMAHKYHPDKNQDDKDAEEKFKEINEAYEILKDPEKRTRYDRFGYAGVSGAAGAGAGPGGAHYNADFQDFFGDMFSEFFGGGRARRGPTRGDDLRYDMTITFEEAAFGAKKDVEHTRITGCESCKGSGAKPGTSPERCSVCSGSGQQRFQQGFFTFSRPCSQCKGQGSVIKSPCAECSGRGSNHIKSKITVNIPAGIDTGSRLRVAGEGNFGDKGGPPGDLYIFMTVTPHPLFKRDGDDVYCEVPITLAQAALGTEIEAPTIEGPVKVKIPAGTQTGKVFRLKNKGIASLRNGRRGDHFVAVRLETPAKLNKRQRELLEEFAAISGDEVFPEKKNFFDKVKEIFG; this is encoded by the coding sequence ATGGAAAATAAAGATCTGTACAAGTTGCTGGGCGTCAGTCCTGATGTCACGGACGCGGAGCTTAAAAAGGCATACCGCGCCATGGCGCATAAATACCACCCTGACAAGAACCAGGACGACAAGGACGCCGAAGAGAAGTTCAAGGAAATAAACGAAGCCTACGAGATACTAAAAGACCCCGAGAAAAGAACGCGCTACGACCGCTTCGGGTACGCCGGCGTCTCAGGCGCTGCAGGCGCAGGAGCAGGCCCAGGAGGAGCGCACTATAACGCCGACTTCCAGGACTTTTTTGGAGACATGTTCTCCGAGTTCTTTGGCGGAGGCCGGGCAAGGCGCGGCCCTACTCGCGGCGACGATCTACGCTACGACATGACCATAACCTTCGAGGAGGCGGCATTCGGCGCTAAAAAGGACGTCGAGCATACAAGAATAACCGGATGCGAGAGCTGCAAGGGAAGCGGCGCAAAGCCCGGCACATCGCCGGAAAGATGCTCAGTGTGCAGCGGAAGCGGACAGCAGCGCTTTCAGCAGGGGTTTTTCACCTTCTCACGCCCCTGCTCCCAGTGCAAGGGCCAGGGCTCGGTAATAAAGAGCCCCTGCGCAGAATGCTCTGGCAGAGGCTCTAACCATATAAAAAGCAAGATTACGGTAAACATCCCGGCCGGCATAGACACGGGCTCGAGGCTAAGGGTTGCCGGGGAAGGCAACTTCGGCGACAAGGGCGGCCCTCCGGGAGACCTCTACATATTCATGACCGTTACGCCGCATCCTCTGTTTAAGCGCGACGGCGACGACGTGTACTGCGAGGTGCCCATAACCCTTGCTCAGGCTGCACTTGGCACGGAGATAGAGGCGCCTACCATAGAAGGGCCTGTAAAGGTAAAGATACCGGCTGGCACGCAGACGGGAAAAGTATTTAGGCTTAAAAACAAAGGAATCGCTTCTCTTAGAAACGGCAGGCGCGGCGACCACTTCGTCGCTGTAAGGCTCGAAACCCCTGCTAAACTAAACAAGCGGCAAAGGGAACTTCTCGAGGAGTTCGCGGCAATAAGCGGGGACGAGGTCTTTCCTGAGAAGAAAAACTTTTTCGACAAGGTAAAGGAGATATTCGGATGA
- a CDS encoding penicillin-binding protein activator, whose translation MTIRRALITIAIIAAYAVIMPSTAARAGLFGPSTEELANELNSILEAVESGGATEANIAKLEKYIRSNPKGEFTDEALIEIAVIYTEQKDFFKASLAYKTLIERFPGSKYKTDSIYGLGLSEYRKGNLKEARAVLESFLQVKEAKIQQKVKANHLLKTISSVEAAVDDKAEQPSVAAILPLSGKYSTYGEKALRGILLAAGIYGKTGAPEAVSYDVKVFDTETGTAQNPNYVAETVASVAKNTSVTGIVGPLLSRDAEPMAIAANKASIPALILSQKEGITKHGPYVLRNFITPAAQTSALAEHATTALGKKTFVILYPDTPLGKEMATSFTKEINARGANIVAQTAYLPDTKDFSDILLALFKIKTETKLEGRRRISEFTAGVKADAIFIPDGYEAIAQIAPFLAYYNLKKIQMLGTNGWNSEELIKLSGQYVEGAVIVDGYFAESQRKGATDFATLFETAYGYKPGIIEAEAYDSTLALTRAATAGPEREKILKAILSSASVEGSAGTIRFDKNGESIKEMFILKIKDGKITEASKSAKKTP comes from the coding sequence ATGACGATACGCCGCGCGCTTATCACTATCGCCATTATCGCCGCTTACGCGGTCATAATGCCCTCGACCGCTGCCCGGGCCGGGCTCTTTGGCCCCTCTACAGAGGAACTGGCAAACGAGCTTAACTCGATACTCGAGGCCGTTGAAAGCGGCGGGGCAACCGAGGCAAACATAGCAAAGCTCGAAAAGTACATCCGGTCGAACCCAAAGGGAGAATTTACCGACGAGGCCCTTATAGAGATAGCCGTCATCTACACCGAGCAAAAGGACTTTTTCAAGGCCTCGCTGGCCTACAAGACACTCATAGAGCGCTTTCCGGGCAGCAAGTACAAGACCGACTCGATATACGGCCTCGGGCTCTCGGAATACAGAAAAGGCAACCTAAAGGAAGCAAGGGCCGTGCTCGAGTCCTTTCTCCAGGTAAAGGAAGCAAAGATACAGCAGAAGGTAAAGGCAAATCACCTTCTAAAGACCATCAGCTCGGTAGAGGCTGCGGTGGACGATAAGGCCGAGCAGCCCTCGGTGGCGGCGATACTGCCGCTTAGCGGCAAGTACTCGACATACGGCGAAAAAGCGCTTCGCGGAATACTGCTTGCTGCCGGCATATACGGCAAGACAGGCGCCCCGGAGGCAGTGTCCTACGACGTAAAGGTCTTCGATACGGAAACAGGAACCGCGCAAAACCCAAATTACGTCGCAGAGACCGTCGCTTCCGTAGCAAAGAATACTTCGGTAACGGGCATCGTAGGGCCTCTTCTAAGCCGCGACGCAGAGCCCATGGCAATAGCCGCAAACAAGGCCTCCATACCGGCCCTCATACTGTCGCAAAAAGAAGGAATAACCAAGCACGGCCCCTATGTGCTAAGGAACTTCATCACCCCGGCTGCCCAGACCTCGGCCCTGGCCGAGCACGCAACCACGGCGCTTGGTAAAAAGACCTTTGTCATACTCTACCCGGACACACCGCTTGGCAAGGAAATGGCAACAAGCTTCACCAAGGAAATAAACGCAAGAGGCGCCAATATAGTGGCGCAAACCGCATACCTGCCCGATACCAAGGACTTTAGCGACATCCTCCTGGCCCTCTTCAAGATCAAGACAGAAACAAAGCTCGAAGGAAGAAGGCGCATTTCCGAGTTCACGGCAGGCGTAAAGGCCGATGCCATATTCATCCCTGACGGGTACGAAGCTATCGCACAGATAGCGCCGTTCCTCGCATATTACAACTTAAAGAAAATACAGATGCTTGGCACCAACGGATGGAACTCAGAAGAGCTCATAAAGCTTTCCGGCCAGTATGTGGAAGGCGCTGTTATCGTGGACGGGTACTTTGCAGAAAGCCAGAGAAAAGGCGCGACCGACTTCGCAACCCTGTTCGAAACGGCATACGGCTACAAGCCCGGGATAATCGAAGCCGAGGCATACGACTCAACCCTCGCCCTTACCAGGGCCGCTACCGCGGGGCCGGAACGGGAAAAAATACTCAAGGCAATACTGTCGTCGGCAAGCGTAGAAGGCAGCGCAGGCACCATACGCTTCGATAAGAACGGCGAATCAATAAAGGAAATGTTTATACTAAAAATCAAGGACGGCAAAATTACAGAGGCCTCAAAAAGCGCCAAAAAAACGCCTTAA
- the dksA gene encoding RNA polymerase-binding protein DksA gives MEKTQLEHFKTILNSKLEELLSGAEKTVSGMNQTDEEHFPDPNDRASLETDRNFTLRVKDRERKLVAKIKEALGRIEDGTYGICESCGEPISTKRLEARPVTTSCIECKKEEEETEKKGHA, from the coding sequence ATGGAAAAAACTCAACTCGAGCACTTCAAAACGATACTAAACTCAAAGCTTGAGGAGCTGCTAAGCGGCGCGGAAAAGACCGTAAGCGGAATGAACCAGACCGACGAGGAGCACTTCCCGGACCCAAACGACAGGGCCTCGCTTGAGACGGACAGAAACTTTACGCTAAGAGTAAAGGACCGTGAGCGTAAGCTTGTAGCCAAGATAAAGGAAGCGCTTGGAAGGATAGAGGACGGCACCTACGGCATCTGCGAAAGCTGCGGAGAGCCCATATCCACGAAGCGCCTCGAGGCAAGGCCCGTTACCACGTCCTGCATCGAATGCAAGAAGGAAGAAGAAGAGACAGAGAAAAAGGGGCATGCCTGA